GTTGGTCTCTGTAATGGTGCATGCTGCACCGATTCCTCATACACTTATTTGTCCTCACTGGCTTTGTTTCTTCAGCAGGGGGTGGCCGTAGTGCGTGGAAACCCTGAAAAGACATTGCCATGCACCAAATCCATTAGTCAAATTTTCTGTGCATAAGGTGGCTGTGGACTTTTGTGGCCATGTCGTGCTCGCTGTGGCGTCTTAGCTCTTGTACTGATACCTGCTATGCATGACGGGTGTCGCTGAGAGGGAGACTGCCAAACAGGCACAATACGCAAGGTCTTTCTCTCCTCCTTTTCATGTTCTACGAGCCTCCAGTGCTGTTCATGTTCTCATCTGTCCACAAGACAATTTCCAGCTACCGCCCACAGACAAATGGCTTGATCAAATGTCTCCATTGCATGACCTCAATGTACGTCTGCCTGGATCATGCTATTATTGAAGCACCAACAAATAAAATattggtggtagtggtggtgttgTTGCTACGGGCGGGGCCAGTAACAGGCCTGGCCTGCCATTGCTCTGCCTGAGCATCTCTTAACGACCAGCATCTGATGAGAACACAGTCCTTATTGAAGCCGAATTCAATCTGTTATTGAGGCAGCAAATGGCTGATTGGACAGTATCCAAAAGCAGCAGTAAAACAAAACTTTGTAAGAAATGTGCAGCAAATATGTCTAATGTTGTCTGAAACATTgttgaaatattgctattcttgaaCCCATCATTGTGTTATCAAATACTTAGTTCACCCAGTATATGCTGCAGTTAATATTTAATTAAATAGCAAGGAAAGAGCTAAGCGTTGTCAGTCAGTTAATTGTGATAAAGCTGCAGTCTTGCATGACAAGTGTCCCGGCTAACATGGCTTAAAAAAAGCAAAGCCTTGCATGTAGATGTAACCCACCGTATGTTATCAGCAACCGCCTGGTCTCCGGAATTTTTTTATTAGTAATAGTATAATAATTAGCACCAATTAAGAAACTAATATCTAATTTTATGACCACAATGTCAATGCAAGGTTTGAAGAACACATTCAAAAACATCACTTTCAAATGTTTGCAAAATGTTACCGTTTGTGTAGCTCTCtttttcatgcttaaaaaaaagCCAGTGTTAAAAAAGCTGCCACGGCCCGGCACTTGCACACCACAGTTGCTTTCTTTGTGATTTGaaaaccgaatcgaataggacaataTTCGATTCGGTATTTGAAAGTTTTGAATACGACACAATGCTACTTAGAATACTTCTTAGGTTGCAAAATTATTCACAGTCTCTGCAATAACAGCCAAAATTAATAGATTCCTAAATGTGGAAGAAGAAAACAGTATTCACTGGACATTGAAGCTTCCAGAACATTATGCTGCTAGAGATGCTGGTCATAGTgcaattattttttctttatcaagaacgccctctcaatttttttttttttttttgtcagactTGTCTATCCTCCCCatttctgtcttttcttttttctaaggTACACCAATGCTTACCCCTCTGCTGGTTATAAGCTAACCATACTTCATTCATTTTTGTTATTTATGAATAAGTCTATGTTACCTAATATTTGATTTTTGTTTGTTTCGTGTATTTGTCCTTGTAAGTAGTTTTCATCATCTTCAGCGTGGCCAATGCATGGGCATGAGCCATGTTTTGAGACCACTACTGCAATCCAAGTAATCTTTGTGGAGGCGGTGGTGGAGGATCGTGGCTATGGGCACTGTCTATCATCCCATCGATGTGGCTGATCTGGTGCATCAGGATCAGGCAGAATCTGGCATAGATGGCGATGTGGCTCCATGCGTTCATTAGCGGTGGCTAATTAACGCTTGTGCAGCTCAAAATGGGTGTCCTGGAGAGTGCTCTTTACGGGAGTTTTGCAATGCCCCCTCAGTAGCAGAAGCCCATACAATGTGAACTGCAGGTTTTgagactgggcgtgttggtatggCATTCTAgaggttggattgcgcaacattttgacgAGACGCACAGAAGCGCTCTGTGgtgtgtgtttctcttctgtgtgtcTCGTGAAAATGTTGCTCAATCCAACCTCTAGTAAACCGCAGCCTGCCTTACCTCTTCCTACACAAAGGATTGCTCTTCCATTGCAATTCAAGTTTGGTGTGCCATGACCATTGTCCACTGTTCACAACTTTCGCCTCCTCCCCATGCTACACACACGCAAACAGCCGCCATGTTTTACTTGTGACACACTTTTATTTATTCCCCGCCCCTTGTACAAGCTAGTGGTGTGCTTGGAGTGCCGACTGGGCATGTCTCGCAATACGCATGCCAGCTGGCGATTCCCATGTTTTACACCTTGAAGGTTGAAATAAACATTTTCTTTCAACAAAAACACTGGGCACAGTTTGGAACTTTCCATCATAGTCTAGTTAACCGAATATACGAATTAACTGACGTCGAACTAACCGAACGGTCATTTGCGTCAACTGCGCTGGGGATGGTGTATGGCTTTCTTGCGTGGAACAAGCAAACTGTAAAGTTGATTTTATAGAGAACCTAGCAACAAAAATAGGTAGAATACAATAAAAAAATAGAATAGACACTAACTAATTAGTAGATCCTTAATCATGTAATCTGTCTTCACAACTAGTACCTTAGTAAATgcagtaaaaagaagaaaaaagacctATAGCAATTTTCGAAGACACCGTCGTGGCTTCCTAGATTATATAATGTCATGAAGGGCCCTAGAGGGGGTAGAGAGCATAGTTTCATATGGTAGAGAGAACACTAATCCAAAACTAAACTTTCTGTAGGTAGATACAACTTTATTAGATTGATTCGTTTGTGCTGTGGGCCGCAGTCACGCATCGCGTTCATGCAGGCGTCTACTCTTGCCCATAGCAATATGGCCGCGAATGTTGGCTTCAACTGCTCAGAGGACCCGTCTCGCTGCTCTAGCATCTGTTTCTGATATGGCGGCATGCGCAGCATAAATAGCGGGACGGCGGGACCACAAAGCGGGACCTACGAAGTTGCGCGTGCCCTCTGCATATAGCTCTGTGTTGTTGTGAACTCACTCTACGTATGACGGCAGCAGAGCCTCCCACACGTTGCCGAGAGATCGAACGCAAGTTCAGGGTGCCGCCAGACGTCGAGCGACGCCTACTCGCGCTCGGAGCCAGTCTCGTGTCTCGGAAGACCTTCGTAGACACTTACTACGACACGGAAGACTACTTTCTCTGCCTGCGAGACCACTGGCTTAGGCTGCGCGGCAGCGATGAGAACAACGCGTGGGAGCTGAAGCATCGCAGAAAGGGAGACgcctcgtgcgcagcagcagcCACTGCCTACCGAGAAGTTCGCGGCGACGCTCAGATAATGGCGACGCTCGGAGAAGTGCTTCCACAGACTAGGCTGGTAAAGGACGTCTCGCGGGTCAGCGACCTGGTCGCCAACGGCACGCTTCGGGAGTTGGCGGTGATAACGACCGTTCGCAAGACCTTCAAGGCGCCGGCGGGAAACGCCGTCGTGGACATTGACGAGACCGACTGGGGCTTTTCGGTGGGCGAAATAGAGGTCGTGCTCGTCGAGTCCGACGATGGATCGGATCTGCAGGCCGGAGCCGTCGAGGGGGCCACCGCCGAGATTTCGGCGCTTTCCGCCCAGCTGGGTGTTGACGAAGAAGGGCCGCCGCCagaaggaaaagtagaaagttacctgagGCTTCGACGACCTGAGCTGTATTATCGTCTGCTCGACTGTGTATGGTCACGTCACACAGCTAAATAAAGATGTCTGGGCCTCGTGTGAAACGCACGGCACTGCACGTGGAACCCATCACGCATTTTGAAGGAGATCTCAAACACCAACCGAATTCTGCCTTCTTATAAGTTAAATAAAACTAAAATACACTGCTCCATGGCTATAAACGCGATATCATGTAGTATGCGAACTGGAAATTGAGAAAGAAGGCGTATATTGCTTGCGTAAATAGTTTTAGCTTCTCTGTATACTCTGAGCTATCGTTGCGAGATCTGAGCATGGAGAAGCGCACGTTCACCGACCATCGAGAGAGTGCAGCCCACGGGGCCAATTGGCTATTTCCACACGGCCAGTGTCCacatgagtctgctcacgaggctgtgcgcgcgacctcaccgaccgcgcttccacTGTAAGGAGCACCGACATCCCCTCCCCCCtacagccacagggatgctccacctactcacaacgaggttacgaaattccaccccctcacccaaaattgaatagggcgcaagctgtttctctTTGGCATTTACGGACCGGCACATatatatccgtgtctggccgttcaacacgaagtttaccccgacgtatatcgcgacgacgcctgcccgtcctgcgggcagaacTCCACTCTAGCAGACATGCtttgggagtgcgggtcgagatacgccaagttcagcaaggaggagtgggactcgcttctgcgtagcccgggcccgctctagacaagcataTCCTgcctgtccggcgtgcccgcgaccgggccggtgggctagacctgccggtcccgacgtgggactataTAGCCGGGTGCACGACGAGTTCGTGTCCTCGCCAGAcctacaataaagtttatttcactcactcactcacatctgCACTCACTCGCCACAAGCGGGATACGCCTAGCTTTTCAGCCGGAAGCTATAGCCGCGATCGATCGAGGGATGCACCTAGCAGCATGCCGTTCTTGAACTAAATAAACTATAGTTTTGTACTTAAAAGATTCGGATTCACCGTTCTATTGTTTGGGAAGACACTCGATCGTCGCCATGCTGGCGGAAATGCATCTTGAAATTATAaaataaatactgtaaaacaaaCACCCCGAGAGATGTCCCACCCCCGAAAGTAAACGCACTTTTGTTTTCGGCATAATTTGCTATCTTTTCCGCCCAAAACAAGGGTATCTCCGCAGCAAGTGGCGCGTTGTGCCCAGCACGGATGGACACCGCGGACAGGCCTGGCgcggaggatggatggatggatggatggatggatgaggctgaaccctttaaatcgggcggtggcatacgccacctagccatggctattaacataatttgtactttgtggtgggtgaaatttcacccctgccttaattttatccaccaatcagataacctctgtttggttatttctacccgcttaaagtctattttgccttcactgtccctaaaccccaatgctttgaaaaaatcagccccgttgccttgcactgtagggttaagccccttacagaaaagtatgaggtgttcagccgtttcctcttcttctccacacgcacagcacaacgtgtctataccttggtacttgactcggtacatcttagtccgcaatactcccgtcctggcttcaaacaacaaagagcttcccctagaattatcgtagatattttctttggcaatttcttgcttgaaagttcggtatgtgcccagtgctgatttcgtctgcatccctgttttccacagacccctctctgtttccttaacctttttcttaaccgctgtttcctggtttgcacccctcctgcagtccaaatatttgattgacagttttctggtcagcttcctccattttgtatcaacattcctcatgtacaaataactgaaaactctccttgcccaccgcttttctgccatctctctcaatcgctcctcaaattctatcttgctgctggcttccctgccctcgaatgacgtccatcccatgtcaccctgtaccccctgatttggtgtatttccgtgtgctcccagagccagtctacctacccctcgctgcttagcttccaaccttgctcgaacctctgatctcatgcacaggaccgcattgccgaaagtcaaactagggaccatcacccctttccaaatccctctcaccacttcgtacctattgtaattccacagtgccctatttttcatcacagctgcatttctgctacctttagccgtcacatatttttcatgttccgttaggtactcagccccattgtttatccacactccaagatatttgtacttatccaccacctccagcgtaacctcctgtatcctatgctcgctgccctgattatcattaaaagtcatgactgccgatttttctttactaaacttcaaacctaagctatctccctctttaccacagatgtccattaatctctgcaagtcttccttgctgtcagccataagtacaatgtcatctgcatacatcagtcctggtaatgactgtttaatccattctccctgcttggaataggaaaggttgaagccaagttcgctcctctctaattttttctctaatccttgtaaatacagcatgaacaacagaggtgacagagggcacccctgcctaagcccctgctgtatctctataggcccagataccttgttttcccattttataagcaccctgttacttttatagatatcttttaaaagatttcttactccatcttccacctctagagtgcccagtatgtcccacaaatccttttggattacactgtcataggctcccttgatatccagaaaggcaagccataggggcctgtgttccttttctgctatttcaatacactgtgtcaatgagaacagattatcttctaaccttctttgttctcggaacccattttgtagttcccccagcacctcctcgctctccacccatgcctgcagtctgtcctttataatctgcatcaccaccctgtaaaccactgacgtcactgttatgggacggtagctgtttatgtcggctttgtccccctttcccttatatatcatgctcatcctgctcagtctccacccgtcaggggctttaccgtccattatcattttgctcactgcctctcttaatgctttcttagattttggccccaatgtctttatcaacataattgggatgccatcaggacctgtcgacgtgctactaggaaccctcttctctgccctttcccactcgctttgtgccagtggagccactgcactgactagtccatcctcacctgattgagcacatgctatgtttcgttctttaaaattttctgtcatcattgttcttatatgttccattgcctcatctccctctagtcgaacaccttgagctgtaactataaacctctgctctaggctagtcttattactcaaggagttgagatgtttccaaaatttctttgctgcttttctatcctttttgtttacttctgacaaccattggctcccctttcttctgatcttctcattgatcaaattggatgcttcccttctacagcttaagaagttgttccattttctgcctacatcagcttctggttcacccctctgctttgaatatctgtgttccctggatgcttcctggcgtttctctatggccttcttaacctcctcatcccaccagctcttgggtttacgtcttctgttcccttttgtcctgactcgtaccttagtaagctctagctcaaatagtcctgttaaatttgcatatgtccattctgtttttgtgtcctctgaaattacttcctcaatttgctgggttgctatttcaagctgcttttccgagtaaaatatcccacctggttgttcatcttgcctcctacctactttcatttcccttctaaaactcaccttaatacgtttgtgatcactacctagacttctggagccatattcatctatgctcattacatttagcctatcgtgcatcctatgtgacattagtgcataatctatcgtcgactgcaggctccctacctcccatgttatgtgcccctcacacttctcagtactgttgcatacaactaagtcatgcatttcacacatatccagcatcatgttgcctgttgagtctgtgtacccgtccatgtcttctatgtgtgcgttcatatctcctagtataataatctcgcacccttctcctagctcattaatgtcacttgatatgcattccagcatttttttgttttcctctttggcatttgctcctgtccacaggtatacaaagccaaggagtgtctgctctcctgcaactttcccttttagccataaatgctccttgcattcctgtttgaccctttgccagttcatacttttatgaatgttATGACAGAATGTTATGACAGTTCATACTTTTAGGACCAGGCCCAGGTGGCTGCAGTCTCGCGTCGACTACCCGAACTTGTTGAGGAGGGCAGCTTTCGCCGGAGACAGCTGCGTCGGTCTGCACTAGAGTGTCTGGTCTGCACCCTTCAGATAAGCACGCGTCATCGAGTCTCCGTAGCTTTGCGTGGAGGCTCATATATTTGCCTGGTTTAGGGCTCACGTACCACTGAGTATAGTGGGGAAGTAGGTGTCAAGTTCGCCTCCGAAATGTCCCAAGGCGCCGTTAATTTGGAAGGGTGATTGATCCTTAATTGTTACGCACCAGGATAGATCAAAGGCGGAGCCTTATGCACAGGGCAAACTTGCGAAAACGTAGTAAAGCATGCGCTGCCATATGAGCCTCTGTGTCGCCCAGAATTGCCTCGTGCGCTGGGAGCCAATGAATACGTAATTGCTGCACGCAGTCTTCGAGCGAATGTGACTTAGTGTGGCGTAGCCGAAGCCGCCGGCTCCGCTTGCATTGTATATGCCGCTGGGAGTCGGTACGTAGAGCAAATGTGCGGGGTTCCGGATCAGCACGTTCCCCGATGTGTTCGGTGGCTAGTCGTATCGCCATTAACTCTATAGGTTGGTGACTGTGTTGTCGTAAGATGCTCCCGCTGCAGCCGTCGACCGTGTTTGAATGAAGGTATCGTGATAACGCAATATTGGCGCCGCTACACTTCGTCATTTTTTGCTGCATGCAGTAAATAAATGTAATGATTACATCTAATGCCATCCCCTTCGAAACATGGCGGCGACGAATAGTCAGCCAGCGTACTTGAGGTAATCCGGTTTTACTACAGGCGACTCCCTTTAATTCGACGCTTGCGGGGCCGCAAGatttggtcgaattatccgaaagGTCGAATTAACAAACGGCGGCAAGG
The DNA window shown above is from Dermacentor silvarum isolate Dsil-2018 chromosome 1, BIME_Dsil_1.4, whole genome shotgun sequence and carries:
- the LOC119437519 gene encoding thiamine-triphosphatase, producing MTAAEPPTRCREIERKFRVPPDVERRLLALGASLVSRKTFVDTYYDTEDYFLCLRDHWLRLRGSDENNAWELKHRRKGDASCAAAATAYREVRGDAQIMATLGEVLPQTRLVKDVSRVSDLVANGTLRELAVITTVRKTFKAPAGNAVVDIDETDWGFSVGEIEVVLVESDDGSDLQAGAVEGATAEISALSAQLGVDEEGPPPEGKVESYLRLRRPELYYRLLDCVWSRHTAK